The genome window TTCGCAGCAGCCGAATTAGCACTTAGTCAATTCTAGACATTATGACTTCAATTGTTGTCGGTGTATCACCCTTTTTGTAGTTGAACGACCGACAAAGATGATGTCCGATCACGTGGGTCACATGACCTGAAGTTCCCGATCCTCCGAACTCTACCCTCGTTCAAGTGTCACATACCCACGACTTCAGATCTTCCAATCGAAACACATTCCCTTCTACTTCATCCGTCTTCGAAATGGCAGCTGCGTGGAAAGCCGCTGGTTTGACGTATGCACAACCTATTCTTCCGAAGATGCCGCGTACAATGCGCGACTGATCCAGTGCTGACTTTTCATAGCTACAACCGTTACCTGGCCGTCGCTGCCCGCGCCGTCCGCAGATCTCTTAAGGACGGCCCTCGTCTCGCTGCTGAGCGCCGTGGACAGTCCGAACTGCGTTTTGCCAAGTGGGAGGTTCGTATATACACCATTTTTGTGCTGGAttgtggtggtgatgggtACAATGACTGGCTGAATTCGGCTAACGGGTTTCTCGCCTGAATCCAGAACGGCAAGCAGGGCGAAGTCAAGAGCATTGCCGAAACCAATCAGCAGGCCGCTCAGGAGTCGAAGTAGACTATTTCCTCTGAAGACGAATCGATACGATGATATAGGAGTGAATTGGGCTATAATGGCCTAGGGGAAGCTTTACTCGAGGGGCGGAACAATCACTGTAGCAATATTGGCCTGTTTGTTGAAGTAAATAGAAGGAATACTCTCTTCCTGCCATTTATCAGTGTTAAAGATGTAGATTCTACCTGGGTGTAGTTTAAGAGTCCTGTAACCAGACCTTCACTCTCCGCCTACATCAAGTCTCTGCGGCCTTTTGCGCCCTTGTGGGTTTCAGTTCCGCAAGTCGCATACGTACTGTCCGCTAACTCCccgcttccttctccactGTCTCGTCATTTGAGCCATCCCCCCAAAGTTATATTCTTATAGATGTTGAACTTCGCAGCGGGCTGCAGATGGTCGTGGATGAATATTAATGCTGCCAAGTAACGAAGTCCGCGTCCCGACGATGCGAGTCGTTTCGCAGTCGGTGGTCCCACGCGACATCACCGAAGTATTCACACAAGCTGCTTCGAGTAAGAAGCCTGTTTTCCTTCGCtatcttcttttcctttcttgatTGACCCTGCTTTTTGGTGATTACAAAGCTTTACTGACCGTTGTTTTTGTGCTAGAACTGCGAACAGGAGAACTCATCAAAGATGAGTACTTCACACTGTTTGAGGCAGTCGGCGCCTTGGAGGTGGGTCGCAATCCTTTCATTCTCGCTGCTAGACCATCCTCGATCGTGGAACTTTCTCGCCGGCTGACTGTTCTTGATTCCCGGCAGATAATGGATTCGAAGATGGACAGTGGGTACCTTGGGCCTGGAGAGAATCAGGCGCACGCCTTGGAGGACGACTACGATATCATGCGGGAGCTGGCTCCGGAAGAAGTAGTGGGAATAATGGACGAGTTGCTTTGCCACGAGGTGAGTGGATTCCTCCGCAGAGCCGGCGGCTATCATCATTGACTAAATGGGCTGCTCCATGGCAGATGGCGTGGCATATGGGACATCCGCTATCACAGACCCTTTTTACGTCCTTGTACCTCGATAAACTGTTATGGCCGGTACCGAAGACCTTTGAGGATGCTCGGTTTGCACGTGAAAAGTTGGGTGACAAGAAGGAGGACTCAAAACTGTTACATCTCGTACTTCGCGCTTACTGCCTTGCGCTGGTTAAGTGCTGTGATTTTGTCCACTCGCGAGTTTCCGCGGAGTTTTACTACGAAGTTGGTTCTTGAAGCTTACCAGGCACTCTAAACAATTTCTGATTCTCTGCAGGAAGAGGACTTTGTCACTCAGCTATACAATCGCAGTTTACTGTCACAGTTCGATGTGACGCATTTTCAAAACCTCCTAGATGAGGCGGTCTCCTGGACTGAAGGAACAGCCGATGCTCTCGATCAAAACTTGCGTGATGCGATCACATCCCGGCTGAGCTTTCGACGCGAGTTCCTCCTCGCATTGGCCCATGACGCTGATATCTTGCAGAATAAGTCAACCGGCTACTTTGCGTCTTGCTTATCCCAGTTGTCCTCGCTTACTAAATCTGTCTCTCTCGGTAAACCTGTGCCCGATGCCTTCAGTGTGAAGATTCAGCGGAGGCTGGCCAGCACGGTTCCCCCTCGGCCTATGGTGAAGATTAGTTTCGAGAATGCGCTGGCGCATCTGCGACGGTTGTGTCAAGATGCAATTGACCTACAGGAACTCGTTGAATACGGGGGCCCGTACAATTTCAAGGTATTCCAGGCCTTTCCCACATAAGATGAATTCAAATGCATCTATTAACGAATTCAGGTCGCCGTTTGGACATTGCTTTCTCGAAAACCTCAACCATCCGTTTATATCCGTTCGCTTACCCAAACTTTCATCCTCAGCAACATGACTGTCCTCGGAAAAGTCTCGCTTAAGGGACTTCTGTACGACGAGTTGTCCGAATTTGTCCTCGCTTCAAGCGTGCTTCTTGATGCCAACATGGACGATACTGAGGTGCCCTCGGACCCTCGATTCCAGATTGCCCAGCGGATGGACGCTTTTGTGAAACGTTTCGCTCAGGTGACATCCTGCCGCTTCTTTCGCGTAGTCCGCATTTCTGACCATTATATAGCCCTTTGTAGACACTTTTCGAAGTGCGTGCCTGAACCGTTGTCGCATTCGTCGGACACTCTGCCATACAATTATTGATTGGGATAACCTTCAGATGGAGGTATGCACCCCGAGTCGACACAACGAATGATGCTCAATTCAGACCAATACTGACCTTTGTCCAGGCCGAAGAACTCGACGAGCAACTTCGGACTCTCAGTGAAGAATCTCCGCTGACACTGTCGAATGGTGATGCCACTTACTCTTACCCCCTCAGCAGCTGGGCATACCACCAGAAGCTGAGCCAATTTCGTCTTATTATTCAGCTTGGTTTTGAACTCTCAATCTACGCACCCGAAGAACTTTCTGGGATGTACTGGTATCTTTCTCACATTTGCTCCACACACCTTGCTCACATCGACCGAATACGGACATTTACAGTGGCCGCCGCCAAACGAAATCTGGCCGCTATGGCTGCAATGAAGAGCAACTCAGCAGAGCGGCAGTCCGCTTTTCACAAGACGCTCCGACTCCTCGAGAGACTCACCACACATATTGTTGCTATAGATGCCTTTGCGATATCCCTGCATGCTTTGTATGTGCTCCTCGCTCGGCACAATCTTCTGCCGACGGTCTCTGGCCCAGGAGCCTACTCCAGCGAGCGGTTGCGCTACGAAATTCGAATGAAGCCTTTCATCCCCATCAGCCTGCCGGAACTTGTGCCGTACGAAGAGTATCGCCGGGAGGCGATTCTGGAAGGGGACAGCGATGATGTCGTCTTAGAGCGGGCCTCAAAGGCTATTTCAGAAGCCCGCAAGGCCTGGGAAGCCACCCTCACCAATGGTATTTTTATTAAGAACTCACAGGGCGAAACATACCATGCGCCGGCCATcgaagaagactggaagtCTGAGGTTAAGGACACCATGCGGGCCTGCATAGGCGCAAGTATCGCTATCGAAGCGGTGAAGAAAGCGCTCGCCGACTCTGGAGGAACCAGCTCCCACGCAGACGGTCATCGCGTCAGACTACGAGTAGAGGTTCCGGAGGTTGGGTCGAAGGCACGCTGGCATGACTGGTGGGCTGTGCCGCAGGTCACACCGGTCAAACCAGAAAATCAGACATGATATGAGGCAAATCCGGACGCAATTcgcttctcttttcttccggCAAAGGGTGGGAGCCTGACTGATAAAATCAAAGAGCTTTTTAGACGAGGAATTGAGGATGTCTTATGATTCAATGTATATAGAAGTGGATTTTGCTATGATGAACGTTATTGTCATAGACAAATGTTGCATAGATTTAATATGATTCAAAAAAGTTTTAAAAGAGAAGTCCAGTACCCTGTAGATACATAAGATATCATTTTGCTTTGGATAGAAGAAAAGAGTGAGAGTGATATAGTTAAGACTAGGTATTGTCCAGGCCAATGCGCAACCAGATATCCTACTTCgcctcaacaacatcattaGAAAAAAAACACTTTTCGTAATAAACTTCCATCTTTGCTGGCACCGAATCAATGAAATTCTGAAACAGCCTGAAATCCAGTACCACGCGAGATTGACATCAAGATCGACACTGCCATCGTAGGAAGCTTCATCTTCCGGGAGTTCCAAGTGTATGGTCATCCTATTCTTGGCTCCACTGCCCGATTGGGACGGCCTAAAGGATTCAATCTATCCAGACAAGAGCAAGATCGCCTTTAAGCCTCGGAGAAGACATGATCcacccttttccttcttctgcaatCTGGGAACTCATTTCATCATCGAGTCCTGACAGGTACCATACTATAATTCTTGCCACGTACCTGACCTATGAGAGTTGATCGTTTCTTATCCTGCAGAATATCCATCAGTGTCCGTCCCCTTTCAGCTCCAACTCCGTTCCCGCGGTCGCAAGCTACCTAACCATCTCGCCGGCCTCTTTGGTGTAGCCAATTGCACACTGGTGAACTGCTATCGGTTTCGGCTTCCTTTGGTTTCATCACTCTGATTTTTATTCTCTTGTCGCAGAACCATATCTGATCGACCACGAGGATGCCTAATATTAATTAAAATACTCCTATGCAAACTCCGCGTGGTCTATCTTGTCACACAGCCAATCTTCcgcttctcctctcctcttttcctccCTCGCGTCCATCCTTCCCCCATCTGCCCGAGGCGGGGTGGCAGGGACGAGAGCCTGGATAGACCGCACTCCGGGACACACACAATGCCCACATATCCTATCCGGCGCAGGCCCCGCGAGTGCAAGACCTGCCTACCGTGTCGTGCGAGTAAGGTCCGTTGTGATCGCAATGTACCATGCGGCAATTGCGTCAAGCGCAACTTCAACTGCTCCTACGGCCGCCCGCCTCCCAAGGACCCATATCCACTACCTACACCGACAGCCACGACTGCGACGACATCTCTGCCTAAAACCCCGCACTCCTCCTCTCTACCGGCATACACTCCGACTTACCACCAAACGACAAATATCTCGGGTCACGATGCTTCCTTTGGAACGGGGACAGGTACCGATTCCACTCCCGATCAGGAGCCATTGTCGGATACCGTGGTGATCACACAGGGAGAATGGGATGAGATTAACGCCAAAATGCGCGCAATGGAACAGATCCTGGGCAGTTTGCACACATTATTCGATACACGCGCACGGAGGAAACCCGATAATCAGGTCACGGACATCTCTCCCGAAGCAGAAGGCTCTCCGCCGTCCGAAGGCATCTATGAGCCTGACGCGCTCCGGACGGGCTCCGTCCATATAGGGTCGAGGTCGGCACTAGTTGACATTTTGAACAGGTCGAAAGTTGCCGAGGGCACTGCGCAGGCGCTGCCCAAGGATGACCTTCTCGCAGAGCTGGCGATGGGAAACGAGTCGGCCGCGTATCCGTTCGTCGACCTATGGTCGTCGGATCCGTATACATTCAACATCGCTGGCGTTTGTGGAGTATTACCCCATGATGACCAATGTCGACGGTATGGGAATTGGTTTCGATGGTCGATTGTTTTGCCTTACTAATCGAGGTCTTCTCCGCAGGTTTATGGGCTTTTATAGAGACATCGCAGCTGTACTGTATCCGGTCCTTCCAGATGTCGCCAGATTAGAACAAGATATGAATCGCCTTTTGCGAGGCCGCAAGGCAGCCGGAGGGGTGTACCGTCCAGATACCAATGGCTTGGTTAAACCATTCGGGATGAGCCTGGCATTTTTGAGTCTCCTCTTCGCCGTGCTAGCCTCC of Aspergillus fumigatus Af293 chromosome 2, whole genome shotgun sequence contains these proteins:
- a CDS encoding ATP synthase subunit epsilon family protein, with amino-acid sequence MAAAWKAAGLTYNRYLAVAARAVRRSLKDGPRLAAERRGQSELRFAKWENGKQGEVKSIAETNQQAAQESK
- a CDS encoding N-alpha-acetyltransferase 35, NatC auxiliary subunit codes for the protein MRVVSQSVVPRDITEVFTQAASKLRTGELIKDEYFTLFEAVGALEIMDSKMDSGYLGPGENQAHALEDDYDIMRELAPEEVVGIMDELLCHEMAWHMGHPLSQTLFTSLYLDKLLWPVPKTFEDARFAREKLGDKKEDSKLLHLVLRAYCLALVKCCDFVHSRVSAEFYYEEEDFVTQLYNRSLLSQFDVTHFQNLLDEAVSWTEGTADALDQNLRDAITSRLSFRREFLLALAHDADILQNKSTGYFASCLSQLSSLTKSVSLGKPVPDAFSVKIQRRLASTVPPRPMVKISFENALAHLRRLCQDAIDLQELVEYGGPYNFKVAVWTLLSRKPQPSVYIRSLTQTFILSNMTVLGKVSLKGLLYDELSEFVLASSVLLDANMDDTEVPSDPRFQIAQRMDAFVKRFAQAEELDEQLRTLSEESPLTLSNGDATYSYPLSSWAYHQKLSQFRLIIQLGFELSIYAPEELSGMYWYLSHICSTHLAHIDRIRTFTVAAAKRNLAAMAAMKSNSAERQSAFHKTLRLLERLTTHIVAIDAFAISLHALYVLLARHNLLPTVSGPGAYSSERLRYEIRMKPFIPISLPELVPYEEYRREAILEGDSDDVVLERASKAISEARKAWEATLTNGIFIKNSQGETYHAPAIEEDWKSEVKDTMRACIGASIAIEAVKKALADSGGTSSHADGHRVRLRVEVPEVGSKARWHDWWAVPQVTPVKPENQT
- a CDS encoding Zn(II)2Cys6 transcription factor domain-containing protein; translated protein: MPTYPIRRRPRECKTCLPCRASKVRCDRNVPCGNCVKRNFNCSYGRPPPKDPYPLPTPTATTATTSLPKTPHSSSLPAYTPTYHQTTNISGHDASFGTGTGTDSTPDQEPLSDTVVITQGEWDEINAKMRAMEQILGSLHTLFDTRARRKPDNQVTDISPEAEGSPPSEGIYEPDALRTGSVHIGSRSALVDILNRSKVAEGTAQALPKDDLLAELAMGNESAAYPFVDLWSSDPYTFNIAGVCGVLPHDDQCRRYGNWFRWSIVLPY